The Sporosarcina ureae genome includes a region encoding these proteins:
- the tnpB gene encoding IS200/IS605 family element RNA-guided endonuclease TnpB, whose protein sequence is MLIHKAFRFRIYPTKEQQMLIARTIGCSRFVFNHFLYKWEHTFKETGKGLSYGICSAELTQLKKQEDTIWLKEVDSIALQSSLKNLADAFARFFNKQNAIPRFKSKNHPVQSYTTKQTNGNIAIVGHAIKLPKLGWVKLTKSREVDGRIMNATIRRTATGKYFVSVLVETVISELPKTNSAVGIDVGLKDFAVLSDGTVYENLKFFRSMEKKLAKAERILSRRKESARKRKCLLSDAKNYQKQRIVVARIHETIANKRKDYLHKRSTENIKNHDVIGIEDLQVVKLLKNPQLAKAFSDVSWSQFRFMLEYKAKWYGKHVVIVGKTFPSSQLCSGCGARNQDVKHLALREWDCPNCRCHHDRDLNASINLKNEAIRLRTAGTAGIA, encoded by the coding sequence ATGCTGATCCACAAAGCGTTTCGGTTCCGAATCTATCCAACGAAAGAACAGCAGATGTTGATTGCCAGAACCATTGGCTGCAGCCGGTTTGTCTTTAATCACTTCTTGTACAAGTGGGAACACACCTTTAAGGAAACCGGCAAAGGGCTTTCATATGGCATCTGTTCTGCTGAATTAACGCAATTAAAAAAGCAAGAAGATACGATTTGGCTGAAAGAAGTCGATAGTATTGCTCTTCAGTCTTCCTTGAAAAATCTAGCGGACGCTTTTGCAAGGTTTTTCAACAAACAAAATGCTATACCACGCTTTAAATCGAAAAATCATCCTGTTCAATCGTACACAACCAAACAAACGAACGGTAATATCGCCATTGTCGGCCATGCGATTAAACTCCCTAAGCTCGGTTGGGTAAAGCTCACCAAAAGCCGAGAAGTAGATGGACGAATCATGAATGCGACCATTCGACGTACTGCCACTGGAAAATATTTTGTGTCCGTCCTGGTGGAAACCGTAATATCCGAACTGCCTAAGACCAACTCTGCAGTTGGGATTGATGTCGGATTGAAGGATTTCGCTGTCTTGTCAGACGGAACGGTATACGAAAACTTAAAGTTCTTTCGCTCGATGGAGAAAAAGTTAGCGAAAGCAGAGCGGATTCTTTCAAGACGGAAGGAATCGGCTCGTAAGAGGAAGTGTCTATTGAGCGACGCGAAAAATTATCAGAAACAACGGATCGTAGTCGCACGCATCCACGAAACGATCGCCAATAAAAGAAAAGATTACTTGCATAAACGATCAACCGAAAACATCAAAAACCACGATGTCATCGGAATCGAGGATTTGCAAGTAGTGAAACTGCTCAAAAATCCCCAATTGGCGAAAGCGTTCAGCGACGTGAGTTGGTCGCAGTTTCGTTTTATGCTGGAATATAAGGCGAAATGGTATGGCAAACACGTGGTAATCGTTGGAAAAACATTTCCGTCCAGCCAGCTTTGTTCGGGATGTGGGGCTAGAAACCAAGACGTGAAGCATCTTGCCTTGCGTGAATGGGACTGTCCGAATTGCAGATGCCATCATGACCGAGATCTGAACGCAAGTATAAACCTTAAAAACGAAGCCATCAGACTTCGAACCGCAGGGACTGCGGGGATCGCCTAA